The Vicia villosa cultivar HV-30 ecotype Madison, WI linkage group LG1, Vvil1.0, whole genome shotgun sequence genome includes a region encoding these proteins:
- the LOC131662445 gene encoding uncharacterized protein LOC131662445, with the protein MVYGKTCHLPVELEHRALWALKFLNFDTTLAGNKRKDQLHELEELRDHAYHSNKLYKDKAKAYHDKKVRYKSFHVGQMMLLFNLRLRLFPGKLKSKWSGLFMVKEVRDYGAIVIEDPKTNESWSVNGQRLKTYHVGEFVRDVCVISLGDP; encoded by the coding sequence ATGGTCTACGGAAAGACTTGTCATCTCCCGGTAGAGTTGGAACATAGAGCACTTTGGGCTcttaaatttttgaattttgataccACTCTAGCCGGCAACAAAAGGAAAGACCAACTCCATGAATTGGAGGAATTGAGGGACCATGCTTATCACTCCAACAAGCTCTACAAGGACAAAGCTAAGGCATACCATGATAAGAAAGTCCGCTACAAAAGTTTTCATGTTGGACAAATGATGTTGCTATTCAATTTGCGACTTCGGTTGTTTCCCGGTAAGCTTAAATCAAAATGGTCGGGACTGTTTATGGTGAAGGAAGTGCGTGACTATGGAGCCATTGTGATAGAGGACCCCAAGACTAATGAAAGTTGGAGCGTTAATGGTCAACGACTCAAGACTTATCATGTTGGAGAATTTGTACGCGATGTTTGTGTCATTTCACTTGGTGATCCTTGA